The Terriglobus roseus region TGTCCCTACCGGACCGCCTCTGGCAGCCGTTTGTTATCAGCCTCGGCGTTGTGGGCGTTCTTTGCCTCATCTTCTTTCATCCTGTCATCCGCTAATACGGACAAGGATCTTGAAACAGCAAAAAGCCCCGGCATCCGGGGCTTTCGCATGTCTGTAGCAATTTTCTTTACTGCACCTTGCCCAGCGGTCGTAACCGCGTCAGCTCCAGCGCACAAGCCACGGCCGTTCTCGCCGTCAGCTTGAGGTTGTCCGCAGCCAGCCACACCGCATAGCGATTGCCATCTCCCTTTACCTGCGCCAGCACCTGCCCCTGTCCAGCCGACGAAAGATTGCTCGGCGGATCACCCTCTTCGCCCACCAGGTCCATCGACTCGGAAGCGATCGCCGCGCTCACCGCTTCCAGCGTGACCGGCTGCGCAAACTCCAAAAACAGCGAAATCGAAAACCCATGGAACACCGGAGCCTGCAACCACTGCAACACGGGCAGGGAAGCATTCGGCAGCAACGACTTCAATTCGCGCACCACGCGGTCTTCCGTCTTCGCCAGCGGATTCTTCGCGGCCTCGCCCAGCGCGGGCAGCAGGTTAAACGCCACCTGCGTATCAAACTCCTCTGTCGGTGCCGACTGGAAGTTCAACAGATTAATGCTCTGCTGTTGCAACTCATCCAGAGCCGTGCGGCCATTCTCGCTGGCAGGCTGCAAGACTGTCGCATACGTGGCCTTCACCGTTCCCACACGTCCCGCCTGGGTCAACGCCAGTGCCAACATCGTCGTCACCGGATGCGCCACACGCACCTGTGCCGCTTCCAGATCCAGCGGAGCAGCATCGGGCAACAGCGGCAACCGCACCGGCGCTTCAACATCAGTGCCAGTCGCGTCGACCACAGCCGCACCCATCGCGCGCGCCGTACCGGCATACTCACGCAGCATCTTCGCATCCGCAAAGATCGCCACGTCCACGTTCTCCAGCGCAGCAGGTTCCATCGTCTGCAGAAACGCGGCTTCATCGCCCATCGATTCCAGCGTGCCGCTTGCCTCTTCGTTATCCAGCAGGATCGTCACAGCAGAAGCCAGCGGGCTCTCAACGATCTCGTCGCCAATTTCCTTGCCCAACAGCGACCCTGCGCCTACCACCGCAATGCGGTAATTCGTCTTAGCCATATATCTCTTTCAGATGCCCGGAATCGCTCTGCGACTCCAATCAGCGAAATCCCAAACGCGCAGCGTTTCGAGGACGGTACGAAGTACCTAGTTTGTACCCGGCAGCGGCATTCCCATCCGCCGCGCCCGTCGACTCTGCGCCGCATACATCAGCCGCGCCCACATGCCGCTCACCATATACGCCAGCGCCATGCTGATCAACAGATACTCTGAGAACTCCTCCAGCAGCACCGCCATCAGCACCAGCAGAACCAGCAATCGCACCGGCTGTTTATCAACCAGTGTGATCTCTTTGCCGCTCCAAAAGCGCCATCGGCTCACCATCAAAAATCCGGTAAACAGCAGCAGGCACAACCACACCAGCGCAATCCACGGATTATCAATCGGCGACCCATTAAAGCAATGCACCACACTGGCAATCACGCCAGCGGCTGCCGGAATCGGCATGCCTACGAAGTATCTGCGCCCCGGCCTTCCAGGATTGCTGGGCTTCGGGTTGATGGACACATTGAACCGCGCCAGCCGGCACGCACCGCAGATCAAAAACAGAAACGCGGCAACCAGTCCAAACGCAATCAAACGATGATGCAGCTTCGGATACGCCATCTGCGGCAGCATCCGAAAGCCCCATGTGTAAGCAAGAATCGCAGGCGCAACACCAAACGTAATCACGTCAGCCAACGAATCCAACTCGCGGCCAAAGTCGCTTTCCGTATTCGTCATGCGCGCAATTCGGCCATCCAGCGCATCGAACGGCAACGCAAACGCAATCGCCAGCGCAGCATGGTCAAACGCCGCGTAATCCGTGGCTGTCGCACGCATGCTCTGCGTAATGGCGTAAAAGCCAAGCGCGATATTGCCGCCGGTAAAGATCGACGGCAATACATACAACCCACGTCTCGGCCGGCCTCCCTTGCGAGGCTCCACGCTAGCCTTCCACCGTATCGCTGTTCTTGGAGGTAGGAACGGTGGCCAACACCGTGCTACCGCCCTTCACGCGATCGTCACGCCGCACCTTCAGGTTTGCATCGGACGGCATCAGCACATCCACGCGCGAACCGAACTTGATCAACCCAAAGCGCTCACCACGCTTCAGCGTGTCGCCCGGCTTCACCCAGCACACAATGCGGCGTGCCAGCAGTCCGGCAATCTGCTTCACCTGGATCGAGCAGTACTCGTTCTCAATCACCACAACGTTCTGTTCGTTCAGAACGTTGCTGTCTGCACGCATCGCGTTCAGGTACAGACCGGTCTTATAGTTCACCAGCTTCACGGTGCCTTCAATGGGCGACCGGTTCACGTGAACGTCAAACACATTCAGGAAGATGCTCAGTCGCAGACGGCTGCCGTCGGGCGTCTCAATCCACTCCGCCTCAGTCACTTTGCCATCCGCAGGCGACACAATCTCGCCCGGTCCGTTTGGAATGCGGCGTGGAGGATCACGGAAGAACCATAGAAAGAAAACTGCCAACAGCACTGGAATCAGGCTGATGCCCATGGATCCTGTCAATCGCCAAAGCACAAGCGCGACCACGATAAGGCCAAGCGCGTAGAAAATACCATCACGAACCATACTGCTCCATGATACCTATGCCGTCGGGTTCCCGTCCGGAAGTTAGGCTCTCTTACACTTTTGTGACGCTGGTTCCGCGAATCATGCAAACAGCGTCTTCCACGGGATTTGCGTAATATCTTGGACGCATTCCGTTGGAGTGGAAGCCACTCTCTTCATACAATTTTTGAGCACCGGTGTTGCTCACACGAACTTCCAATCGCAACTCTGCTGCACCGGCAGATTCAGCCCACCGCAACACTTCCTGCATCAACGCACGGCCCACGCCCTGCCTGTGCCATTCCGGAGCCACGGCAATGCTCTCCAACTCTGCTTCTACCGGATAAACAATTGTCACTGCGGAGACCACGGCGAATCCTAACACCGCCGTATCTCCCATAGCCACAAGCAATTCCCGCGTCACCGCGCTTTCGCCGGGCGACAGAATTTCTGCAAACTGCGCCAGTGTCCATTGCGGTGCAGAGGGGTTCGCCACAGCGATCTCATACACCTGCTGCAACTCATCGGCTGTAGCCGCGCGCACCATTAGGCGCATTGCTTCGCTCGCAACGCCAACTCCGCATCCGGCACGCGCAGATAGTTCGCGTCCAGCAGCGCCGTGTCCGCAAACTCACCCGCCACCAGCTTTCGCAGCGCAATCCCCGACGCCTCGCGAACACCCACCGGACTCACGCGCAAGGCGCGCGGCAGTAGCTCCGCCAGCCGGTCTTCCATCACCACCACCGGCCCATCTCCCGCAGCAGCAAGAGCGGCTGTTCCCGGCAGCATCACTTCTTCTTCGCGCACGGCACCGCGATACCGACCCACAAACACATCGCCACGACCAGCATCCAGCCAGGCCTGCACCGTCTCATGCAACGACTCCGGCCCACGTGCCGCATACCACCGCGAAACCAGCGACTCCAGTCGCGAAATCGCAATCAACGGCACATCCAGCGCATCCGCCAACCCCTTCGCCGCCGCCAGCCCAATGCGAACTCCTGTAAACGACCCCGGCCCGTGCACCACGGCAATCGCGTCCAGATCCGAACCCGTAACGCCAGCCTCGGCGAAAACCTCATCCAGGGCGCTCATCAGACGCTCCTGTGTCTCGCGCCCCGGCAGCAAACGCTCGGCAACCAGCGCAGCCGTCGCTCCATCCACTCGGGCCAGCCCAACACCACCGCCTTCGCCACACGTATCCAGAAGCAACAACCAGGCCATCCCCTGATGATACCCAGCCGTCGCAGGCGAGGGCATTGCACCGTACCTATGGGGAACGTCTCACTTTGAATTGGCAAACCAGTTCCTTCGCTCTGCGCGAATGTAAAAAGCGACTCCAGAAACAAGAGCTACCCCTGCGCCAACTGGAACGCCAAGGAAAAACCCGCCCATGCCGCCTTGTCCATCGTGCGGTGCGTAGTGCATGTCTATCAGCAGCATCGGTACGAACACTGCAAGAAACGCCACCACGAATGCCGCAAAAGCCACCACCAGCGAGACGAGAAGCCTTACCAAGCTGACCATTTTCGGATGCTACTGCATTACTTCTGCCGAGACTTGTATGGTCCGCGCTTCTTCGCTGCCTACCTATGGGTTGAGTTTGGTTGGGTCTCCAAAGTTGGGATCGCTCGGTCGTGCGAAGGATGTCTTCGGATGATCTGGCAGCTTGATAAACGCCAGCCATTCGCGTGCCAGGGCCTCTGTCGGAAAGTAACCGGAGGGCATTTCTTTATTGGGCAGAGTTTTCCCCGCGCGCTCAACGTGCGCTTCGCAAACATTCCAAAGCGGCAACCCCCAATGGTCCTTGTATGGCGTCGAGCATGGCTGAATAGAGCCGTACCAGCCAGACTTGAGGTTCATCGGCAACAAAGGCCGCTGCGGGTCAGGTTTTCTCTGGTCTATGACCGCTTGGAGCCAATGGAGCATGAAAGCCCGTGTGTTGTTGATGCAGCAGTGAGGGATGTTGTTCTGCACCAGGTAGACCCAGGGCGCTCCTTCGCTGCGGTGGTGTTCATAGAATGCGTACGGTTTCAGCACACCGCCAACGTTGTCCCGCCCACCCGCGATGATGAGTTCCGGCACAGCCACTCCATCTTCGTCGAGCTTGATCTTGTCGATGTTGTCAGGATCGCTTTGCCCGGGATTGGTAAGAATTGCAGCCAGGACGCGCTTCGGCGCATACGCCACAAAATGACCGAAGTAAGCGCCCGTCCCGGAAAATCCCAGAACGATGAGCTTGGCCTGCGCCAACTCAGGATGCCCACTCTCCTCCCCAAGCGAGTGGAGCGCCGCGAAGAGCGACCTCCCAAGGCCGTGCTCGGGATACATGTCCATTTCGCCCTTCTCTGGTGTTCGCGCCGCTGGACATTGGTGAGCCAGCACCATCGCCAGATCGTTCTTCGCCGCAAAAGCAAGCACATCCGGATCGAAGTAGAACGCGGTGATGTCGGGTCCTCGATCGTATGTGACCCATGCTGCTTTCACCGGCTTGTTCCCGGCCGGGAACGATGCCTCGTAGCGGCAAGGTTGATCGATGTTCTCGTCAGGCTGAGGCGAATCGACAGTCCTGAATTGCTGCAGTTGTGCGGCGGCAACTCCCGCTGTTAACAGCAGAAGAAACACGAGCTTTCTCACAAGGCTCACTTTCGTAGCGCATTCCTGTCCCATGGACCATATAAATAGCAGGCATCCACAAGAGAAGACGGCTCACCTCTGCCATTCGCTCGGTCCTTTCTGTGTCTACTTCCCGCACCCGTCCCTTCCGGTCACGAATCCCGGCTGTAATCACACCCCAAAACAAGCTCTTGACAACGCCTCACCGCGAATGGAATAAACAGTTCGCTTCCAACTGAAGACCATAGGGACGCGTTTCTCTGAACGCACCACCAGATTGGCCTGTCGGAAGCAGTTTTTTAAAGACCATTGTGAGACGTCTCAAAACGCTTTCAATGGACATGCACTTTTCAGTAATTGAGTGAGGTCTCTGCATGCGGAAACAAGCTCTCTGGTCGCTTTGCGTTGCGGCCAGTTCCTGCGCCTGCCTATGGGCAGCCAACTGGCCCACGGTGGCCGGTAATCCTCAACGCGACGGTTGGGCCCAGCAGGACACCCATCTGTCTCCCGAGACCGCCAGCAAAATCGTGCTGCTCTACAAGCACAAGTTCGCGGCTGTGAAGGCGATGGGCCTCAACTCCATCACCTCCACCATCGACGTCGCCACGGTCATCGGCTACACCGGCTTCCATGAGTTCCTCTGGACCGGCTCGGCTTCCGGTACCACCTACCAGACCGACGCTGACCTCAATTACGAGTTCAAGACTGCAACCACCGTCCCCGGCAAGGAAACCGTGAAGGCCAGTGCGCCCACCGTTCTCTGCCCCGGTGGCGTCACGGCAGCACCCGTTCTTGCCGGCCTCTCCAGCACCTCTCGTTTCGGCGGCGGCGGTGGCTTCGGTCGACTCGGTCTTCTCTGGAACATCGGTGAAGACGGTTACATCTACACCATGCGTCAGCAGGACTCGAACAATAGCTGGGTTCCGCCCGCCAAGCTTGCACCCGCCGGTGCCAACGTCTCCGCCCTGAACATCAGCGCGAAAGACACCTTCATCGCAGCCACCATCAACGGCTGCAACGGCACCGCCAACGGCCTCTACGCCTCCACCTTCACCGCGCCAACGATTGAAAACGAGCCGGACAAGCCCTTCAAGACGCAACCCAAGTGGACGGAGACTGTCAGCTTCCTCACCAATGGCGAAGGCTTCGCAGGAGCCGGTGGCACCGCCATCGACCTCAAGGGTGAATTCGTCTACGGCACCGCTCCCACTGGCAAAGGCGACGTGGCAGGCGGCTACTCGGACACGCTGCTGAAGCTTGATGCCGCAACCCTCGCCGTGAAGGATTGGTTCACGCCCGCCAGCGAACCCGCCTTCCATCCCGGCGACGCAGGCGTCACACCTGCAGTCTTCACCGAAGGTGGCAAGGAATACATCCTCGCAGGCGATCGCTCCGGCCATGTCTATCTGCTAGATGCCTCAGCTCCCGGCGGCAGCGACCACCACTCGCCGCTCTTCGCTTCGGAAGCTCTCGTAAAGCCAGGCAGCGGCGCGGGCATCTTCGGCCACTTCGCCACTGCAGTCGACGAGAAGACCAAGACGCGTTACGTCCTGGCCTCCGTCCACGGCCCGCTGGCAACAACGTTCCCCGGCTCCAAGGGCCCCATCACCCACGGCGCTATCGTTGCGTTCAAGTTTGACGCCTCCTCAGGCCGCGCCAAGCTCGTTCCGGCATGGTCCTCGGCTGACATGCTCGCACCCGTTGGCCCCGTCAGCATTGGCGGTCTGGTCGCTGGCCTCAGCTCCGGCCTGCCCAACAGCCTGACCAACGCCAGCGGCAAACTCAAGACCGTTGCGGAAGTCGAGAAGGAAGCGAAGCCCGCAAAGCTGACCATCTTCAATCTCGCCAGCGGCTCAGAAGTCTTTAACAGCGGTGCGGCCATCACGTCGTACGCCAACACACCGCTTGCCGCCGCCAACGGCCACATCTACGTCACCACGCATGACAACACCCTGCTGCAGTTCGGCATTCCAGAGGAGCGCTAATGTTCAACACCACCAAACTCAAAACGCTCTCCGCCATCGCTACCGTAGTGCTTGGCTGCGGCATGGCCGTTGCTCAGAACGGCAACTGGCTCATGTCCGGTGGCGACGTCGAACGCTCCGGCTGGAACAAGGATGAGCACATCCTCTCCAAGACCAACGTGGGCAAGCTGAAGCTTCTCTGGAAGACCAAGACCGACGTCTATCCGCAGGGCCTCCACACCCTCATGGATCCGCTCGTCGTCCAGAACGTACCCACCGCAGAAGGCCCGAAGGAGATCGTCTACATCCTCGGCGTCGGCGACACGCTCTACGCCTTCGACGCGAAGTCCGGCAAGCCCTTCTTCGAACACCACTTCAAGTACACGCCGCCCAAGCCGGAAGTCCGCATGGGCCCTGACGGCCAGCCGCGCCAGATGCCCGCGCAGCCAACCGACACGCGTCACTACAACTTCCTCAACCCCGGCGGTTCCACGGACGTTCCTGTCATCGGCGAACCCGATGCCAAGGGTGTTCGCCCCATCTACGTCATTGACGGCGGCGGCAATCTGCACACGCTCTCCAACGTCACCGGCGAAGATATCCAGGAGCCCATCAAGGGCGGCTCCACCAGCAAATTTGCTCTGCAGCTCTACAAGGGCAGCATCATCTGGGCAGGCCGCGGCGGCATCTTCTCCGCTGTCGTCACACCCGGCGCTGACTACGGCAAGGTAACCACCTCCAAGGGCTTTGGCGGCGGCGGCGGTCTCTGGGGGCGTCGTGGTCCCGTCATCACCTCTGACGGCACCGTCTGGACCACCACGGGCGACGGCATTTACAACCCGTCGAATCCCAACAACCTCGTACTCGGCAACTCCGTCGTCGGCTTCCACCTGAAGGACGGCAACTGGCAGGTCAAAGACTGGTTCACGCCCACCAACTGGGACTGGCTCCGTCGTCGCGACCTTGATCCCAACAACACGCCAACCGCCTTCACCTTCAAGGGCAAGGAATACATGGCTGCCTCCGGTAAGGAGTGCCGCCTGTACCTCCTCGACCCGCAGAATCCCGGTGGCACAACAGACCACCACGAGCCCTTCATCAAGACGCCGTACATCTGCAACGAGGCAGTTGACTTCGCCTCCGCTGGATCGTGGGGAGCCGTCTCATCATGGGAAGACAAGGCTGGCACGCGCTGGGTTCTCGTTCCTTTCTGGGGACCGAAGCACTCACAGTTCAAGTTCCCCATTGAGAACACGCCTGTCACCAAGGAAGGCGGCGTAGGCGCATTCAAGCTGGTGGAAGAAGGCGGCAAGCCCGTCTACAAGCCAGTGTGGGTCTCGCGTGACATGTTCCGTGGCGAACCGCCCA contains the following coding sequences:
- a CDS encoding Asd/ArgC dimerization domain-containing protein — its product is MAKTNYRIAVVGAGSLLGKEIGDEIVESPLASAVTILLDNEEASGTLESMGDEAAFLQTMEPAALENVDVAIFADAKMLREYAGTARAMGAAVVDATGTDVEAPVRLPLLPDAAPLDLEAAQVRVAHPVTTMLALALTQAGRVGTVKATYATVLQPASENGRTALDELQQQSINLLNFQSAPTEEFDTQVAFNLLPALGEAAKNPLAKTEDRVVRELKSLLPNASLPVLQWLQAPVFHGFSISLFLEFAQPVTLEAVSAAIASESMDLVGEEGDPPSNLSSAGQGQVLAQVKGDGNRYAVWLAADNLKLTARTAVACALELTRLRPLGKVQ
- the tsaB gene encoding tRNA (adenosine(37)-N6)-threonylcarbamoyltransferase complex dimerization subunit type 1 TsaB; the protein is MAWLLLLDTCGEGGGVGLARVDGATAALVAERLLPGRETQERLMSALDEVFAEAGVTGSDLDAIAVVHGPGSFTGVRIGLAAAKGLADALDVPLIAISRLESLVSRWYAARGPESLHETVQAWLDAGRGDVFVGRYRGAVREEEVMLPGTAALAAAGDGPVVVMEDRLAELLPRALRVSPVGVREASGIALRKLVAGEFADTALLDANYLRVPDAELALRAKQCA
- a CDS encoding phosphatidylserine decarboxylase family protein: MVRDGIFYALGLIVVALVLWRLTGSMGISLIPVLLAVFFLWFFRDPPRRIPNGPGEIVSPADGKVTEAEWIETPDGSRLRLSIFLNVFDVHVNRSPIEGTVKLVNYKTGLYLNAMRADSNVLNEQNVVVIENEYCSIQVKQIAGLLARRIVCWVKPGDTLKRGERFGLIKFGSRVDVLMPSDANLKVRRDDRVKGGSTVLATVPTSKNSDTVEG
- a CDS encoding PQQ-binding-like beta-propeller repeat protein; this translates as MFNTTKLKTLSAIATVVLGCGMAVAQNGNWLMSGGDVERSGWNKDEHILSKTNVGKLKLLWKTKTDVYPQGLHTLMDPLVVQNVPTAEGPKEIVYILGVGDTLYAFDAKSGKPFFEHHFKYTPPKPEVRMGPDGQPRQMPAQPTDTRHYNFLNPGGSTDVPVIGEPDAKGVRPIYVIDGGGNLHTLSNVTGEDIQEPIKGGSTSKFALQLYKGSIIWAGRGGIFSAVVTPGADYGKVTTSKGFGGGGGLWGRRGPVITSDGTVWTTTGDGIYNPSNPNNLVLGNSVVGFHLKDGNWQVKDWFTPTNWDWLRRRDLDPNNTPTAFTFKGKEYMAASGKECRLYLLDPQNPGGTTDHHEPFIKTPYICNEAVDFASAGSWGAVSSWEDKAGTRWVLVPFWGPKHSQFKFPIENTPVTKEGGVGAFKLVEEGGKPVYKPVWVSRDMFRGEPPIIANGVVYTWGSGDDTQQVWPDIGLNFDSSNRAALSNHVTVYALDAETGKELWSSKDTITSFNHFTGVTVANGKVYMSSYDGNVYCFGL
- the pssA gene encoding CDP-diacylglycerol--serine O-phosphatidyltransferase, yielding MEPRKGGRPRRGLYVLPSIFTGGNIALGFYAITQSMRATATDYAAFDHAALAIAFALPFDALDGRIARMTNTESDFGRELDSLADVITFGVAPAILAYTWGFRMLPQMAYPKLHHRLIAFGLVAAFLFLICGACRLARFNVSINPKPSNPGRPGRRYFVGMPIPAAAGVIASVVHCFNGSPIDNPWIALVWLCLLLFTGFLMVSRWRFWSGKEITLVDKQPVRLLVLLVLMAVLLEEFSEYLLISMALAYMVSGMWARLMYAAQSRRARRMGMPLPGTN
- the rimI gene encoding ribosomal protein S18-alanine N-acetyltransferase, translating into MRLMVRAATADELQQVYEIAVANPSAPQWTLAQFAEILSPGESAVTRELLVAMGDTAVLGFAVVSAVTIVYPVEAELESIAVAPEWHRQGVGRALMQEVLRWAESAGAAELRLEVRVSNTGAQKLYEESGFHSNGMRPRYYANPVEDAVCMIRGTSVTKV